Within Macaca nemestrina isolate mMacNem1 chromosome X, mMacNem.hap1, whole genome shotgun sequence, the genomic segment CTGGCCTCCAATCCCCGTGGCACAGCTGGGGGCACAGCAGCTGCTCTCTCCCGAACCGTCTGTGCAAGCAGCTCCAGAGTGCCCCAGCCTGTGTGGGAGGAGCCGCTGGGAAGGAGACAGCAGCAGCCTTGGCCCAACTCTGCCTCCTTTCCTTCAGGTGTCACGACCCTAGGCACAGTGACAGGCACGGTCTCCACCAGCCTTGCCGGGGCAGGGGGCCACAGCACCAGTGCTTCCCTGGCCACGCCCATCACCACCTTGGGCACCATCGCCACCCTCTCAAGCCAGGTGATCAACCCCACTGCCATCACTGTGTCTGCCGCACAGACCACGCTGACAGCGGCAGGCGGGCTCACGACCCCAACCATCACCATGCAGGTAGGGCAGGGCCTGAGGGCACGTGTGGGCGAGGGACCCCACACAAGTGGAAGCACGTGAGGCTCACACCGTCCAGCCACAGGCCTTTCCTTCCTGGGGTTGCACTGCTGCCGGGCACAGCCATGGAGGGCCTTTCTTCACCTGGGGTATTTTTCTTGGTGTCACATGGTCCCTGTGTCATAGTCCGTGGTTTGGCCGTCATGGTTTGGCCATGCCTGGTGTTTGAACACCGAGTTCTTCCTCTCGCTGTGTTCTAGAGGACACTGCAGCTCGTCTGCATGTGTGTGCGGTGTTCTCTTCATATGTATTAAGGAAAACGGTGAAACGTTTGTTGTTGGCCTTTGAGCACTGAGGGAGATTTCCATTCTCTGACAAAGGACTTGACTCCAGCCAGGCTCCTGCCTTCCCACTTGCCCTGTCCCCACAGCCTCTTCCTCATCCTAGTTGCCTTTGAGGCAAAGTGGTGCCTCTTCCTTGGCGTCTGAGCAAGTCGGTGTCTTGGGGGCAGGGGCAAGTGGGTCTTACGTTTGCCAGGGCCATTGAGAAGTGGTCAGTGGTCCCAGCCTGTGCGGTGACAGTGCAGGACAGTGGGAGGGACAGGCAGACAGCCAGCTGTGGCACTAACTCTCTTCCTCGTGTGTCTCCCCAGCCCGTGTCCCAGCCCACCCAGGTAACTCTGATCACGGCACCCAGTGGGGTGGAGGCTCAGCCTGTGCACGACCTCCCTGTGTCCATTCTGGCCTCCCCGACTACAGAACAGCCCACTGCCACAGTCACCATTGCCGACTCAGGCCAGGGTGATGTGCAGCCTGGCACTGTCACCTTGGTGTGCTCCAACCCACCCTGTGAGACCCACGAGACTGGCACCACCAACACAGCCACCACCACTGTTGTGGCTAACCTTGGGGGACACCCCCAGCCCACCCAAGTGCAGTTCGTCTGTGACAGACAGGAGGCAGCTGCTTCTCTTGTGACCTCGACTGTGGGGCAGCAGAATGGTAGTGTGGTTCGAGTCTGCTCAAACCCACCCTGCGAGACCCATGAGACGGGCACCACCAACACCGCCACCACCGCCACCTCCAACATGGCCGGGCAGCATGGCTGCTCAAACCCACCCTGCGAGACCCATGAGACGGGCACCACCAACACTGCCACTACAGCCATGTCAAGTGTCGGCGCCAACCACCAGCGAGATGCCCGTCGGGCCTGTGCAGCCGGCACCCCTGCCGTGATCCGGATCAGTGTGGCCACTGGGGCGCTGGAGGCAGCTCAGGGCTCTAAGCCCCAGTGCCAAACCCGCCAGACCAGCACGACCAGCACCACCATGACTGTGATGGCCACCGGGGCCCCGTGCTCGGCCGGCCCACTCCTTGGGCCAAGCATGGCACGGGAACCTGGGGGCCGTGGCCCTGCTTTTGTGCAGTTGGCCCCTCTGAGTAGCAAAGTCAGGCTGAGCAGCCCAGGCAGCAAGGACCTGCCCGCGGGGCGCCACAGCCATGTGGCCAACACCACTGCCATGGCCCGTTCCAGCATGGGTGCTGGGGAGCCCCACACGGCACCTGCGTGCGAGAGCCTCCAGGGTGGCTCGCCTAGCACCACAGTGACTGTGACGGCCCTGGAGGCACTGCTGTGCCCCTCGGCCACCGTGACCCAAGTCTGCTCCAACCCACCATGTGAGACCCACGAGACAGGCACCACCAACACCGCCACTACCTCGAATGCAGGCAGCGCCCAGAGGGTGTGCTCCAACCCACCATGCGAAACCCACGAGACAGGCACCACCCACACGGCCACCACCGCCACTTCAAACGGGGGCACGGGCCAGCCTGAGGGTGGGCAACAGCCCCCTGCTGGTCACCCCTGTGAGACACACCAGACCACTTCCACCGGCACCACCATGTCAGTCAGCATGGGCGCCCTGCTTCCCGACGCCACTTCTTCCCACAGGACCCTGGAGTCTGGTCTGGAGGTGGCGGCGGCGCCCAGCGTCACCCCCCAGGCTGGCACCGCACTGCTGGCTCCTTTCCCAACGCAGAGGGTGTGCTCCAACCCCCCCTGTGAGACCCACGAGACGGGCACCACTCACACGGCCACCACTGTCACTTCCAACATGAGTTCAAACCAAGGTGAGTGAAGGCGGGTAGCTTGACTTTCATGGTGTCCCAGCCCCCCAGGCCGAGAGGCCAAGACAACGATGGCGGGGGTCCGTCCAGAGTCTACCAGTCGGGCTCCTTGGTGCCCAGTTTACCAGTGGGGTGGGCTGGGGCGTCCTGGCTATACCTGAAGCAGACGGAGGTCTCCAGGAGCCCGTCCTGCCCTCTCTGGCCCTCCCCTTGGTGGTAGAGGAAGTCCATGGTGGTCAAGCCAAGTGCAGGCCTGGGGGGTTTCTGCTGAGCAGCCGCCTGCCTGTCGCCCCCATAGACCCCCCACCCGCTGCCAGCGATCAGGGAGAGGTGGAGAGCACCCAGGGCGACAGCGTGAACATCACCAGCTCCAGTGCCATCACAACAACTGTGTCCTCCACACTGACGCGGGCTGTGACCACTGTGACGCAGTCCACGCCGGTCCCGGGCCCCTCCGTGCCGGTAAGAGCCCAGGGGGCCGttttcctccctgccttcctcaccTACGCCCATGCAGTTCCACACTTAGACACCAGATGTCGCTCTTGTACCAGGCATGGGGCCGCTCCTGGTCCCTTTTCCGGACCATAAAAGGGTAGCCTCGGTGCCTGCTGTGGCAGGAGGCAGGAGCCTCACCGTCCCCCACATCCCTGGGGCGCTTTTATTTCTGTGACTGGTTCCCATCGCGTGTCACTTCACCGCAGCCTGTATAAGACATGGTGGGGATCTGAGTGCCTATTTGTCCAGGCCAGGGTGACTGAGGACAGGTTAAACCTGACCAGGGGTCTCAAGGGCCTTTGTCCTCATGCTGCTCAGAGAACCACTGTTCCCTCCCTATTTAACATGGGCTCAAGCTAGCCCATCAAGAATGAAAACTTAGGCCCACAAGGAAAGGTGAAGGCTGGCTTGCTTCTCAGCCCTGCTGCCTGGCTCtggcccctctcctcccctctgaCAGGGGCTTCTCTCCCTTTCTAGAAGATTTCATCAATGACTGAGACTGCCCCAAGGGCTCTGACTACTGAAGTCCCCATCCCGGCCAAAATAACAGTGACCATAGCCAACACAGAAACTTCTGACATGCCCTTCTCTGCTGTTGACATCCTGCAGCCCCCAGAGGAACTCCAGGTGTCACCAGGGCCTCGCCAGCAGCTGCCACCACGGCAGCTTCTACAGTCGGCTTCCACAGCCCTGATGGGGGAGTCCACTGAGGTCCTGTCAGCCTCCCAGACCCCTGAGCTCCCAGCCGCCGTGGATCTGAGCAGCACAGGGGAGCCATCTTCGGGCCAGGAGTCTGCCAGCTCTGCGGTGGTGGCCACTGTGGTGGTCCAGCCACCCCCACCTGCGCAGTCTGAAGTAGACCAGTTATCACTTCCCCAAGAGTTAATGGCCGAGGCCCAAGCCGGCACCACCACCCTCATGGTAACGGGGCTCACCCCTGAGGAGCTGGCAGTGACTGCTGCTGCAGAAGCAGCCGCCCAGGCCGCAGCCACGGAGGAAGCCCAGGCCCTGGCCATCCAGGCGGTGCTCCAGGCCGCACAGCAGGCCGTCATGGGTGAGCACTGGTGCCACCTTGGGGGAGCAGTAGCCTATGGAGACATCCTGGGAAGAGGAGCCCATTTCCCTCGAGGGTGGCATGAGCCAGATGTGATGGGCAGGACAGGCACAGGGGACCCCAGGCAGACCAGGTAGTAGGGACTGCCATGAAAGACAGGCCGGCCGGGGTTAGCGCCCGGGAAACAGGCAGGGCCCCTCAGCCAGGGCTTAGTCTACAGTGGAGCACAGTGGGAGGTGGACAGGCTCTGGGGGCCTCCGCCCGGGCTGCCCGCTTGCGGCCAGCCTTCCTAGTGAGTAGTGTTTCTCTCCACCCTGGAGCAGGCACTGGCGAGCCTATGGACACCTCTGAGGCAGCAGCAACCGTGACGCAGGCAGAGCTGGGGCACCTGTCAGCCGAGGGTCAGGAGGGCCAGGCCACCACCATCCCTATTGTGCTGACACAGCAGGAGCTGGCTGCCCtggtgcagcagcagcagctacaggaggcccaggcccagcagcagcatcaccaccTCCCCACTGAGGCCCTGGCCCCTGCCGACAGTCTCAACGACCCGGCCATTGAGAGCAACTGCCTCAATGAGCTGGCCGGCACAGTCCCCAGCACTGTGGCGCTGCTGCCCTCAACGGCCACTGAGAGTAAGCGACTGAGGGCAAATTGGTGCTGGGGTGGTAGGGGCACCCAGGGAGGTGAGGGCAGGATGGGAGGCTCGGTCCCACTTGGGAGCCAGGTCTCCAGAGTCTTTCCTGCTGACACCTTCTTTCTTCTCAGGCCTGGCCCCATCCAACACATTTGTGGCCCCCCAGCCGGTTGTGGTGGCCAGCCCAGCCAAGCTGCAGGCTGCAGCTACCCTGACTGAAGTGGCCAATGGCATCGAGTCCCTGGGTGTGGTGAGTCGGGTGTGTTGGGGCTCCTGAGGCCAGGGCCTGGGGGGCAGCACTGCCTCTGGGTACTGAAGGCCTGATCTCGTCGCACCGATTCTGTCTTCCAGAAGCCGGACCTGCCACCCCCACCCAGCAAAGCCCCCATGAAGAAGGAGAACCAGTGGTTTGATGTAGGGGTCATTAAGGGCACCAATGTAATGGTGACACACTATTTCCTGCCACCAGATGATGCTGTCCCATCAGACGTAAGTGTCCCCAGGTGCTGATGTCCTCAGGTGGGTGAATCTTGACTCTACTGCCCTGAGCGGGGCTTACAGGAAACTCTTCCATCTTTGGGCCAAGCTGAGTAGCCAGGAAGCCTGAGGAAGGTGGGCAGAGACCATCCCCCCTGAAGCAGTAGGAAAGGAGAGCTTTGGTTCCTTCCCTCCAGTACCTGTGCACAGTCAGCCTTGCCACATCCCTCCTTGCTGTGAGGGGCCAGCCACCGCTGACCTCTTTTCCCTCTGGCCCGTAATCACCATGGACCTGCAACGTTCCTGGGGTGGCTCAGAACTGCCTTCTCCACAGTGGAGTTCATGCCACTCCTCTCTTCCCAGGATGATTCGGGCACCGTCCCCGACTATAACCAGCTGAAGAAGCAGGAGCTGCAGCCAGGCACAGCCTATAAGTTTCGTGTTGCTGGAATCAATGCCTGTGGCCGGGGGCCCTTCAGCGAAATCTCAGCCTTTAAGACGTGTCTGCCTGGTTTCCCAGGGGCCCCTTGTGCCATTAAAATCAGCAAAGTGAGTCTTGCCATCGGGTGGCCGTCTGTCCCTGGTTGGTTCCTGCACATGAGGTAGCCGGTGGGGGGGTAGGAGGGCTAGGTTTTGAGTCCCAGTTTGTCTTAGTCCTTCCACTTGGGGGAAGATCTCTTTGAAGCCCCTTGAACTACGACATGGAATATCTCTACTGTGTTAGAAAATGGTTTATGGGAACCATGATCAGTCAGTTATGGAAGCTTCTAGCCTGTTCTGTTGTTGACCTGACCCCCTGGGTTCTAGAGTCCGGACGGTGCTCACCTCACCTGGGAGCCACCCTCTGTGACCTCCGGCAAGATCATCGAGTACTCGGTGTACCTGGCCATCCAGAGCTCACAGGCTGGGGGCGAGCTCAAGAGCTCCACCCCGGCCCAGCTGGCCTTCATGCGGGTGTACTGCGggcccagcccctcctgcctGGTGCAGTCCTCCAGCCTCTCCAACGCCCACATCGACTATACCACCAAGCCCGCCATCATCTTCCGCATCGCCGCCCGCAATGAGAAGGGCTATGGCCCAGCCACACAAGTGAGGTGGCTGCAGGGTGAGTGTCCTTTGTGGGACTCCTCAGGCAGCTTCTAGGGAAGGCACAGGAAGCTGGGTGCAGCAGGAGGAACTGTCACCACCTGAGATCTCTTCCCATGTGCAGTGTCTCCCTGCTTCCTTTGGTGTGCACACAGCCCCCCATGGAGGCGGCCATCGAGTGGAGCAGGGGACCCAGCTCCGGGCCTGGAGGTGCAGGGGACACTGCCTCAGGATGTTTGAGGGGACAAGCAGTGAGAGAGCTGGTAGGAAAGTGTAGGTTTCCAGGCCTGAAAACAGCGTGTCCCACGTCCCTGGAGTGCAGCAGGTGAAGGATGGAGGCCAGCCTACCTCCTGTCAGGTCATGCGCCTGCTCCAGCTCCCCTGGGCTCTGGGACATGGGCGGACAGTGAGAGGTGgaagctgagctgagctgagtgGGTTTCTAACCTACGTCCAGAGGGGAGTGAGTGATGGTGTGTTCTGGCACCAAGAGGCTCTGTGGGTGGGCAGGGCACATGTGTTCCTTGCTCTTGTTCTGTCACAGTGCTGCTCacccatctctctctttccttccagaAACCAGTAAAGACAGCTCTGGCACCAAGCCGGCCAACAAGCGGCCCATGTCCTCTCCAGAAATGTAAGCAGGAAGCCCCTTTCAGGAACCTTCGAGGCTGGGGAGTGGAAATAGCTGGGCTCAGCCTCTCGTCAAATGACTGACTGGGGGCCCGTAACCGGCCCCACACCAGGCCCTGCACTGGCAGGGCCTCCAGTGGTGCGGGGCCCACACtaactttctctttcctttttctgccttCCAAGGAAATCTGCTCCAAAGAAATCTAAGGCCGACGGTCAGTGAGAGGAAGCTGACCAGCCCCTGGATTCTTCTCCAGAACCCCCTGCTTCAGGAACACCCGCCAGGGCCCACCCCTCCCGCCCCATCCCGGCATTCGCACTTCACCCTCGCGAGCCGCTGTTCActcctctcccctttctctttctctctgtttttaaaataatctaaagaAAGCACATTTTACCATTGCTGTtgggaggaagcagaggcagaTGGGAAAGCAGAGAGAGGAGCGCGCTTCCTTTCCTCCCTGCTGCTGCCCACCCTGGGGAGAGACCTTTGCGGGGAGGGAAGGCGGAGCTGAGGACAGCCAGCTCCGCCCTCCCAAGGCTGTGCGTTCCTGAGGGCCAGGTCTGGGGGCGGGCATGGAGTGAGGAAAGGCACTCCTCTTGGCCCTCCCCAGAGTGGCTTTCCCAGCACCCTGGCCTGGGTGTctggttctgttttcttttcttcccctgtgTTTCCAGTCACCTAACTTCCCTTCCTCAGGCTCCCCCGGCCCGTCCTGCTCAGTGACCCCACAGGAAGCTTACACATTGTCTCAGAGGCCTTTGTGCTCCCACCTCTTCTACCCTCCCCCTCTTCTTTCccgttttaaaaaagaaaagaaggaaaaagaaaaaaggggcaAGGAGCCCCACGGCGGCCTGGGCAGTGCCTGTGCAGACCTCCCTGCAGGCCACACTGCCAACTGCTgcatttgttgtgttttttaggTTGAAATTGGTGAAGTTCACACTTTCATTGTAATTTTAGCGTGTGGGGTTTTGTcccttttttcttgttgttagCTGTGTACAGAATgtgtaatcttttttcttttttttttgtttttttgttttttgttttgtttttgtttttttatttttttcttcttggctaATTCTTGGCAGGGATCTTTCTGGAGGAAAAGCTGGGGCCAGCCAGGGCAGGAGAGGTGTGAAATCTGCTACGTGGGGCCTGCTGTTTGCCACCCAGCCCAACTTCCTGTTGCTGGCCCCTGCCCTCTGCCCTTTTGCCTGTCCTCAGGCCGCTGGAACAAAGGAAGGACAGCTCATTCCTCATGGGCGATCACTCCGCATCTATAGGGTTGAGGCCGGGGGAGCTTGAGGGAGGGCTGGGGCCTCCTTGTCCTGGGTTCCCAGctctccccctgccccctccctgaGCACCACCGGCACCGCCTCCCACACAGGGCTGCTGCTTTCCACAGGCACTGCTCCACCTCCCCCAAATTGTCATGGAAAGGGTGGAGAATGGAGGGGAACCAGGCGTCCTTGGAGGCAGCCCAGGAGGGCAACTGTAATGTCACCCACAAGGGAGGCTAGGGCAGTGGAGCAGGCCGCCAGCAGCAGCTACCCAGGCCAGCCTCCATGGCTGGGGGATCTGTTGAGTTTTCTGCCCCCGACCCTGAACTTCCGTCAAGGAGCAAGGCTTGCCAGCAAGTCAGAAGGATTTAAACTGAGCAGCCAATCTTTCCAGCCCTCCCCCACCGACCTCTGCCTGGAGATGCAGCAGCCTGTGTCCTCCAGGACCTCTGGTTTGTTGTATTATAGTATATTTCGCTGTGGAAAATGTCACGTTTAGTCACCTTGGAGCCCACTCACCTGGTCCTGTTGTTTTACCCCATCCCTTCTCTTGCGCGCCTATTGATTTGTTTCTGAGGAGAGTACACCGTTCACTATTGTAGAGTAACTCCTGTGACTCAATATTACCATAGTGCGATGTCGTTTTGTGCTATTTTGAACAATTAAAAGACTTTTTTTGAAATAACCACTAGGTGTCTCACTGTGTCCCGGCATCCTCACAGGAGGCCTCAGCAGGAAGGCTGAGACCTGCCCTGGGCTCACGGGAGTCCCCTGGAGGGGAACCTGAGCTCTGGAGGGGAACCTGGTGAAAGTGTAGAAGGCCCCAGAGTGAGGCCCCTGCTGTGGCCTGCAGTCTTTGGACTACGTCGGACCAGGTTCCAGCAGGTTGCTTGGCAGCTGCCTTGCAGGGGGCAAGGGCCAAAGGATCCCTTGGGCAGCTGCTGCTGACTTCCTGTGTCTGGGGCCAgatgtccctccctccctcccctcctacACTAGAGGATAGGATGGGGCAAAGGCCTGGCAGGTCACCAGCGGCAGCCTCCTTGGGTGGGTTTGGGGGTAGGTGGGCTGAGTCAAGTACACCATGGGTACTGCAGAGGTGGATCCCTTCCTCTGGCTTCCTGTTACATGTGAGCCATGCCCCCAAGGGGAAGAAGCAGAGCTTATGATCCAGACTGACCACCTAGTGGCTGGGTCGGTGGGACAGCTGGGATCCTGTGGGCTGAATTTGTACCAGGAGGCCCAGAAAGCCCCGGGGCAAGGCGGCCGGAGCAGCATAGGCCTAGACGAGTCCAAGGGGAGTGACATCCCGCTTCTGGGGCCTGGTGCTCCTGGTGCACCTGTATTCCCTGCCCCCTCAAAGCCCCCCGCCTCCTGCCTTTGTTTCCCCCACACACCTCTACTGCCCAGTCTTCTTCAGAGCACCCAGGCACTCTGCTACCAGAAGCTCCCGGAGTAACAAAAGCCTCCGTGTCTCCACCTGTGGCATGGGTGTGTGTGCAAGGCCCTGTTGAATGCCACCTCTTCTGGGAAGCCTCTGTCATGTGGGGTGTGCTGTGTCATGTGGGGGCGGGGAAAGCAGACTGGCCAGGGCTTGACACCGGGAGCCGTGGCTCTGTCTTACCCACTGCAGCAACTGTGACCTGCCTTGGAGCCTAGCCTTGCAGAGGCCTAAGGAGAGGGGTGGGAAAGTGTCCTTTAGAGCAGAGTGGTAGGAGTCATGGCTGGGGCTGGTGGAGGCCAGGGGCCACATGGGGCTGGCCCCAGAACCGAGGGGCCTTTGGCAAATGACTTTTTGGGCGCTTTGCCTGGTGGGGGTGGTACAAGGGTTCTTCCCACCCCACTCCTGTAGCTGGCACCTGCGGGGATACCCACCCTCTGCCTTCCTTCAGCTCACCTGTCTCACCACGGCTGCATCACACTCCAGAAGGCAAGGGCCACATCAGCCATGCCTCTGGTGTTTATCTGAAAATACCGAGTTTCCGTCTGAGGGTACCACTCAgcctggggaggcaggagggaggctgGACATGAACATGACAGGCCTGTGAGCAGGGCAGGTAGATACTTTGTGCCCGGCTGGGCACAAAGCTCATCCCCTGAGCATGAGCCAAGGCCGAGGGTGGGTGCGAGCACACAGAGGATGCCTCCCCAGCTGCCAGGGGCGTCAGCCTCATTACCAAGCACCCCGAAGGGGAACTGTTTGGGGTTGGGTGGGTCAGCCTGCAGCAGGGACTGAGACAGTCACTGTGGCATCAAAGACCAGCAGTGCAGCACCACGCCCAAAGGCTGGAACCATTCTGTGGGCTGTTGGCCTGGAAGGTAGGGAACAGCTCAGCCCAGCTGCCTTGTAGCATCATCGGGTCAGTCATAGAGCTACAGACAGATTTGGGCAGCTGGAAAACAGGCCCAGAGAACGGGGGTGTGGGCTCACCTGCAGTTACTGTCTGGCCTTAGAGCTGTGTCACTTGTGTAAAGAAGTCAGTGCCGAggccgggtgcggaggctcacacctgtaatcccagcactttgggaggccgaggcaggtggatcacaaggtcaggaatttgagaccagcctggccaacatggtgaaaacctgtctctaccaaaaatacaaaaaaaaaaaaaaaaaaaaaaaaaaagccgggtgtgctggcaggcgcctgtaatcccagctactccagaggctgaggcaggagaattgcttaaacccaggaagcagaggttgcagtaagccaagattgtgccactgcactccagcctgggtgacagagcaagactccatctcagaaaaaagaagtcAGCGCCAATGGCTCCCCATTACTGACTGTTGAGGTAGTTGGTGACAAACTGATTCAAAAGAGAGAACTtgctaggctgggtgcggtggctcatgcctgtaatcccagcactttgggtggctgaggcaggaggatcgcttgagcttaggagttcgagaccagcctgggcaacattgcaaaaccctgtctccactaaaaatacaaaaattagccaggcgtggtggcacacaactgtggtcccagctactcaggaggctgaggtgggaggatcgcttgagcctggcaggtcgaggctgcagtgagctgcctgggcgacagaacactatctcaaaaaaaagaaagaaaaagaaaaagaaaaaaaaaagcttgcctCTTGTCTACCCTATGTGGTGACAGGTCAGAGGGACCTGCATTCAGGCCCACTAGCTGTTCCCTGTCCTGCTGCACCCCTGCCCTACAGGCTTGGTAGGGCCAAGGCCCTCAGCCGCCCTGCCTGGGCCCCTGACACATTAGGGGGCACATTAGAAGGGCACATTAGGGCCCCTCTCCGGGCTCCCTTAAAGGTAGCTGGTGTAGGGCGGGGTGGGTGGCAGCCCCGTTTCCCCTTCCCCCTCATCCCAGACCGTCCGGCCATCCCAGCTTTTCCCACCAAGCAGGATCTTGAGACCAGGGCACCCAGCAGGGGCCCTGGCGGGACTGGCCCATTCTAGGGGAGGGTCGCGTCAGGAACAAGCGCGGAGGCGGGGCCTCAAAGCCCCGCCCCCAGGCCCAGCGGAACCTGAAGAGGAGGGGGTGGGTGAGCCGGGCGCGGCTCTGTCAGCTGAGTGACAGTCACGGGACCGCGACCAACTCTGTCTGGCTTCctagaggagagggagggatgagCAAGGGTCTCCGAGCGCGGCAGACCAGTGGTGGGGTGCGTGCAGGGAGTCCTGCCTTGGAGGGTCCCGGGGATGGTGACGTCTGAAGCCCCGTGCAGAGGGGGGGATCCCCGAGGGCTGGTTCCCGAGGCTGGGGGGCCTAGGTCCCATGCGGGGGCTGCGCCTTCAAGCCCCAGTTCCCCTAGGACATGGAGAAAGAGCGAGAGACTCTGCAGGCCTGGAAGGAGCGCGTGGCGCAGGAGCTGGACCGTGTAGTGGCGTTCTGGATGGAGCACTCCCACGACCAGGAGCACGGGTACTCGGCAGCTTCTGGAGTCCTCGGCAGGGTTTTTGCCCTTCCTGAGGCCCCTCCTTACTCTCAGGCACCTCACAGATTTGCTGACCCCGGAGGGGCAGGAGGGGCTGGCAAGGCCCCTTCCAGACTTTGCTAATCCCGCGTTCCCACAGGGGCTTCTTCACGTGCCTTGGCCGCGAGGGACGGGTGTATGATGACCTCAAGTACGTGTGGCTGCAGGGGAGGCAGGTACGGTGTTCCCAGCCTGGAAGCTTCAGGCACACGGCCCATCGCCTCAAAGgtctccccacctcaccccagcCGGCCGCTTAGGCCACGTTCCCTCCCGTACCCCGCAGGTGTGGATGTATTGTCGCCTGTACCGCACTTTCCAGCGCTTCCACCACTCTCAGCTTctgaatgcagcaaaagcaggtGCTCCCTTCCTGCCCATCTCCCAGTGACTCTGTCCATGTTTACTCAACAGGGCACATGTGCGGAGTTCCTAGAGGGGTCTAGAAGCAGGAATGGATTGGGGAGGCTCAAGGGTGGTGTGTGGGGGGCGTCCTGGCCTTACTCCTGGCATGCCAACCCCCCAACCTCCAGGTGGTGAGTTCTTGCTGCGTTATGCCCGGCTGGCACCTCCTGGCAAGAAGTGTGCCTTTGTGCTGACTCGGGACGGCCGTCCGGTCAAGGTGCAGCGGACCATCTTCAGCGAGTGTTTCTACACCATGGCCATGAACGAGCTGTGGAGGGCCACAGGGGAAGTACGGTACCAGGTGTGTGAGAGGACGGTGCCCCTGAAGaccccaccctgggaccctgccaTGGCCACCTGATGCATTCCCACTCACTACGCAAGTCCACTGCCATGGACCCATCTGTGGGCCAAGTCCCCTTCACCTCTGAACGCTCCCTTACCCCCACAGGGGCGCAGACAGAGAGGGCCCTATCCACGCCCTGCCCCCAGCTGGGAAGaggcccctccctcctccctgggcTCCCTGTGCTTCCAGACCTTGACCCCACAGCCTGGAAGGGACTGCACCCCCAGACTGGGAGCCCCCAAGGCAGAGTGGGCGGATCTGCCTGGTCCCTACTGGACGCCGGGTGCCAGGCCCCAAGTAGGCCCTGGGTGAACGTGTCTCAGGTTCAGGAGAGGAACTGACTCTCTCATCCCAAGGCTGTGTCCTGGGGGATGGGACAGGATGTAGCCTCAGCCTGGGCCTCCCCTCGCCTCCTGAACTCCCAGACGGAAGCCGTGGAGATGATGGATCAGATTGTCCACTGGGTGCGGGAGGACGCGTCGGGACTGGGCCGGCCCCAGCTCCAGGGGGCCCCGACTGCGGAGCCCATGGCGGTGCCCATGATGCTGCTGAACCTGGTAGAGCAGCTTGGGGAGGCAGATGAGGAGCTGGCAGGCAAATACACAGAGCTGGGGGACTGGTGCGCCCAGAGGATTCTGCAGCACGTGCAGGTGGGGGATGCCTGGGGAGCTGGGGTGGTGGGAGGTCCTCCACTCCCCCACTCCCCTGGGTGCCCTGGGGCTTGACACACCTGGAGAGACAGAGATTCGGGGAGGTCCCCACCTGGG encodes:
- the LOC105467312 gene encoding host cell factor 1 isoform X4, with the protein product MASAVSPANSPAVLLQPRWKRVVGWSGPVPRPRHGHRAVAIKELIVVFGGGNEGIVDELHVYNTATNQWFIPAVRGDIPPGCAAYGFVCDGTRLLVFGGMVEYGKYSNDLYELQASRWEWKRLKAKTPKNGPPPCPRLGHSFSLVGNKCYLFGGLANDSEDPKNNIPRYLNDLYILELRPGSGVVAWDIPITYGVLPPPRESHTAVVYTEKDNKKSKLVIYGGMSGCRLGDLWTLDIDTLTWNKPSLSGVAPLPRSLHSATTIGNKMYVFGGWVPLVMDDVKVATHEKEWKCTNTLACLNLDTMAWETILMDTLEDNIPRARAGHCAVAINTRLYIWSGRDGYRKAWNNQVCCKDLWYLETEKPPPPARVQLVRANTNSLEVSWGAVATADSYLLQLQKYDIPATAATATSPTPNPVPSVPANPPKSPAPAAAAPAVQPLTQVGITLLPQAAPAPPTTTTIQVLPTVPGSSISVPTAARTQGVPAVLKVTGPQATTGTPLVTMRPTSQAGKAPVTVTSLPAGVRMVVPTQSAQGTVIGSSPQMSGMAALAAAAAATQKIPPSSAPTVLSVPAGTTIVKTMAVTPGTTTLPATVKVASSPVMVSNPATRMLKTAAAQVGTSVSSATNTSTRPIITVHKSGTVTVAQQAQVVTTVVGGVTKTITLVKSPISVPGGSALISNLGKVMSVVQTKPVQTSAVTGQASTGPVTQIIQTKGPLPAGTILKLVTSADGKPTTIITTTQASGAGTKPTILGISSVSPSTTKPGTTTIIKTIPMSAIITQAGATGVTSSPGIKSPITIITTKVMTSGTGAPAKIITAVPKIATGHGQQGVTQVVLKGAPGQPGTILRTVPMGGVRLVTPVTVSAVKPAVTTLVVKGTTGVTTLGTVTGTVSTSLAGAGGHSTSASLATPITTLGTIATLSSQVINPTAITVSAAQTTLTAAGGLTTPTITMQPVSQPTQVTLITAPSGVEAQPVHDLPVSILASPTTEQPTATVTIADSGQGDVQPGTVTLVCSNPPCETHETGTTNTATTTVVANLGGHPQPTQVQFVCDRQEAAASLVTSTVGQQNGSVVRVCSNPPCETHETGTTNTATTATSNMAGQHGCSNPPCETHETGTTNTATTAMSSVGANHQRDARRACAAGTPAVIRISVATGALEAAQGSKPQCQTRQTSTTSTTMTVMATGAPCSAGPLLGPSMAREPGGRGPAFVQLAPLSSKVRLSSPGSKDLPAGRHSHVANTTAMARSSMGAGEPHTAPACESLQGGSPSTTVTVTALEALLCPSATVTQVCSNPPCETHETGTTNTATTSNAGSAQRVCSNPPCETHETGTTHTATTATSNGGTGQPEGGQQPPAGHPCETHQTTSTGTTMSVSMGALLPDATSSHRTLESGLEVAAAPSVTPQAGTALLAPFPTQRVCSNPPCETHETGTTHTATTVTSNMSSNQDPPPAASDQGEVESTQGDSVNITSSSAITTTVSSTLTRAVTTVTQSTPVPGPSVPKISSMTETAPRALTTEVPIPAKITVTIANTETSDMPFSAVDILQPPEELQVSPGPRQQLPPRQLLQSASTALMGESTEVLSASQTPELPAAVDLSSTGEPSSGQESASSAVVATVVVQPPPPAQSEVDQLSLPQELMAEAQAGTTTLMVTGLTPEELAVTAAAEAAAQAAATEEAQALAIQAVLQAAQQAVMAGTGEPMDTSEAAATVTQAELGHLSAEGQEGQATTIPIVLTQQELAALVQQQQLQEAQAQQQHHHLPTEALAPADSLNDPAIESNCLNELAGTVPSTVALLPSTATESLAPSNTFVAPQPVVVASPAKLQAAATLTEVANGIESLGVKPDLPPPPSKAPMKKENQWFDVGVIKGTNVMVTHYFLPPDDAVPSDDDSGTVPDYNQLKKQELQPGTAYKFRVAGINACGRGPFSEISAFKTCLPGFPGAPCAIKISKSPDGAHLTWEPPSVTSGKIIEYSVYLAIQSSQAGGELKSSTPAQLAFMRVYCGPSPSCLVQSSSLSNAHIDYTTKPAIIFRIAARNEKGYGPATQVRWLQETSKDSSGTKPANKRPMSSPEMKSAPKKSKADGQ